One Candidatus Planktophila limnetica DNA segment encodes these proteins:
- a CDS encoding DMT family transporter yields the protein MSTQHATRLKLAPWALLLVAASWGLAFVIMKDSIARQSVNNFLFSRFALAVLVMLLLRPQVFKLFKKDLVIPSAFAGFFLGSGYILQTLGLERTGAAITGFITGLYVVFTPLIAAVILKARITRLTWGCVVLATIGLALLSLRGWSIGFGELLVLGSALCFGAHIISLGKWSNGRDAYAMTVIQLAMCTLLSGLASIAEGGYSAPPDWGVWATVIFTAVVCTAMAFVVQTWAQAHMTTTKVAVILTMEVVFAAIFAIIFGGERLTLQTALGGTLVVIAMYVIVIKDS from the coding sequence ATGAGCACACAACACGCCACCCGTCTTAAATTAGCTCCTTGGGCGCTTCTCCTTGTTGCAGCATCCTGGGGACTCGCATTTGTGATCATGAAAGATTCCATCGCTCGCCAGAGTGTTAATAACTTTCTCTTTAGCCGCTTCGCACTAGCAGTGCTTGTCATGCTGCTACTTCGACCACAAGTTTTCAAATTATTCAAAAAGGATTTAGTTATACCTTCTGCCTTTGCAGGTTTTTTTCTTGGTTCCGGCTATATCTTGCAAACGCTGGGACTTGAACGAACTGGCGCTGCAATTACAGGATTCATCACTGGGTTATACGTAGTCTTCACACCACTCATCGCCGCAGTAATTCTTAAAGCTCGAATCACACGCCTTACCTGGGGCTGCGTAGTACTAGCAACTATTGGCTTGGCGCTGCTTTCACTGCGTGGCTGGTCTATTGGTTTTGGCGAATTACTTGTTCTTGGAAGCGCATTGTGTTTTGGTGCTCACATAATTTCACTTGGTAAATGGAGCAACGGTCGAGATGCCTATGCAATGACTGTTATCCAACTTGCCATGTGTACGCTCTTAAGTGGACTCGCCTCTATTGCAGAAGGTGGTTACTCCGCACCACCTGATTGGGGCGTTTGGGCAACAGTTATTTTCACTGCAGTTGTCTGCACAGCTATGGCTTTCGTGGTTCAAACATGGGCGCAAGCGCATATGACTACAACAAAGGTTGCCGTCATCCTTACGATGGAAGTTGTCTTCGCTGCAATCTTTGCAATCATCTTTGGTGGCGAACGTTTGACCTTGCAGACTGCCCTCGGTGGAACCCTTGTTGTCATAGCCATGTATGTCATTGTCATCAAAGATTCGTGA
- a CDS encoding threonine aldolase family protein, which translates to MAIDLRSDTVTKPSQAMRDAIASAPVGDDVYGDDPTVNSLEERVAAMFGKEAALFCPTGSLANQLAIRSLVGAGEELIAETNSHIVRAELGAAAVFSGITTRTWPAKNGLLKASDALEIARPNSGPYLVSTTAIAVENTHNFGGGTVQPISEIAALRKGADEIGVALHLDGARLWNAHVASGVSFAEYGKYFNTISVCLSKGLGAPVGSLVLGSKEMIASSRVWRKRYGGGMRQIGLLAAAGHYALDHNIDRLAQDHVRAKKIAVALAAIDSSLIDPATVETNIVGLDLAKFAFSAADFAAKCKENGLWISALGPKYARLVTHLDFDDAQTDESIEILKRCLKA; encoded by the coding sequence ATGGCAATCGACCTACGATCAGATACCGTCACAAAACCATCACAAGCGATGCGAGATGCGATTGCATCAGCACCTGTTGGCGATGATGTTTATGGTGATGATCCAACGGTTAATTCTCTTGAAGAACGAGTCGCTGCAATGTTTGGCAAAGAAGCAGCTCTTTTTTGCCCCACAGGTTCACTTGCTAATCAATTAGCTATTCGCTCCCTTGTGGGTGCTGGCGAAGAGTTAATCGCTGAAACAAATTCACATATCGTTCGCGCTGAACTTGGAGCCGCTGCTGTTTTCTCTGGAATTACAACTCGCACGTGGCCGGCTAAAAATGGATTACTCAAAGCAAGTGATGCTTTAGAAATAGCGCGCCCCAACTCTGGGCCGTACTTGGTTTCCACAACCGCGATAGCAGTTGAGAACACACACAACTTTGGTGGCGGAACTGTTCAGCCAATATCTGAAATTGCCGCATTGAGAAAAGGTGCTGATGAAATCGGTGTTGCTCTGCACTTAGATGGTGCACGCCTTTGGAACGCTCACGTTGCAAGTGGAGTTTCCTTTGCTGAGTACGGAAAATACTTCAACACAATAAGCGTGTGTTTATCAAAAGGCCTTGGTGCACCGGTTGGCTCACTAGTTCTTGGAAGCAAAGAGATGATCGCCTCCTCGCGTGTATGGCGCAAACGCTACGGCGGTGGAATGAGGCAGATAGGACTTCTGGCTGCAGCAGGTCACTACGCACTGGATCACAACATCGATCGTCTTGCACAAGATCATGTGCGGGCCAAGAAAATTGCTGTAGCACTTGCAGCTATCGATTCATCATTGATCGATCCTGCAACAGTTGAAACAAATATTGTCGGCCTAGATCTAGCAAAATTTGCATTTAGCGCCGCGGATTTCGCGGCAAAGTGTAAAGAAAATGGCTTGTGGATTAGTGCACTTGGTCCAAAATATGCCAGATTAGTTACTCACTTAGATTTCGATGATGCGCAAACCGATGAATCAATTGAAATTCTAAAGCGCTGCCTCAAAGCGTAG
- a CDS encoding methylated-DNA--[protein]-cysteine S-methyltransferase, with translation MPLFLTSHKTPIGTLNLIAHEDVLLGANLSTLSALKASLDEEDRTREIKEMKSIPIISELISDYFDGDLGALDAIKVRQPGAHFSQAAWKAMRKVKAGKTLSYADLAERAGSAAAVRAAGSACAKNAIVLVVPCHRIVKTGGSLGNYAYGLNKKEWLLRFEAAL, from the coding sequence GTGCCTCTGTTTTTAACCTCACACAAAACTCCGATCGGCACCCTTAATCTAATCGCCCACGAAGATGTTTTACTAGGGGCAAATCTTTCAACGTTGAGTGCGCTTAAAGCATCCTTAGATGAAGAAGATAGAACGCGCGAAATTAAGGAAATGAAATCTATCCCGATAATTTCCGAACTCATCTCAGATTACTTTGATGGCGACTTAGGCGCCCTGGATGCAATAAAAGTCAGACAACCTGGCGCTCATTTTTCGCAAGCGGCTTGGAAGGCGATGCGAAAGGTGAAGGCCGGAAAAACTCTTTCTTACGCAGATCTTGCCGAACGCGCAGGATCTGCCGCTGCCGTGCGTGCAGCCGGAAGTGCGTGCGCAAAGAATGCAATTGTTTTAGTTGTTCCGTGCCATCGCATTGTTAAAACTGGCGGATCACTTGGAAATTATGCTTATGGACTAAATAAAAAAGAGTGGTTACTACGCTTTGAGGCAGCGCTTTAG
- a CDS encoding class II 3-deoxy-7-phosphoheptulonate synthase, producing the protein MTTSLENLFTPGLVAAQQPQWPGGNDGAAIKSAVQELKSFPPLVFAGECDDLKARIALAAEGKAFWLQGGDCAETFAAATADSIRNRIKTILQMAAVLQYYSSLPVVKVGRMAGQFAKPRSNDLETRGDVTLPAYRGDAVNDLEFTESARTPDPQRLVRVYNTSAATLNLVRAFTQGGFADLRRVHEWNKGFIRDSSVGDRYEEMAKEIGRALDFMKSAGVDPEAFKSVDFFSSHEALILEYEKALTRIDSRTGDPYDVSAHFVWIGERTRQLDGAHVDFASKIKNPIGIKLGPKSTVEDALALINRLDPDREPGRITFITRMGASKIREALPALVDGVTKSGAKVLWVCDPMHGNTYEAPSGYKTRKFDDVMDEVKGFFEVHKSLGTHPGGIHIELTGDDVTECVGGGEQILESDLASRYESACDPRLNHSQSLELAFLVAEMLRDR; encoded by the coding sequence ATGACCACTTCATTAGAAAATCTCTTCACACCTGGATTAGTTGCGGCTCAACAACCGCAGTGGCCAGGTGGAAATGATGGCGCAGCAATTAAGTCTGCGGTGCAAGAGCTTAAATCTTTTCCACCACTTGTTTTCGCTGGTGAATGTGATGATCTCAAAGCACGTATTGCACTAGCTGCCGAAGGAAAAGCATTTTGGTTACAAGGCGGGGATTGCGCAGAAACATTTGCAGCAGCCACAGCAGACTCCATTCGTAACCGCATCAAAACTATTTTGCAGATGGCTGCAGTGCTTCAGTACTACTCATCTCTTCCGGTTGTAAAAGTTGGACGTATGGCAGGGCAGTTCGCTAAGCCACGTTCAAATGATCTAGAAACTCGTGGCGATGTTACGTTGCCGGCATACCGAGGAGATGCAGTCAATGATCTTGAATTCACAGAGAGTGCGCGTACTCCAGATCCTCAACGATTAGTACGTGTCTATAACACATCTGCTGCCACACTCAATCTTGTCCGTGCTTTTACGCAAGGCGGTTTTGCAGATCTTCGACGTGTGCACGAGTGGAATAAAGGATTTATTCGTGACTCATCCGTTGGTGATCGTTATGAAGAGATGGCAAAGGAAATTGGTCGCGCATTAGATTTCATGAAATCAGCAGGTGTGGACCCAGAAGCGTTTAAGTCAGTTGATTTCTTCTCAAGCCATGAAGCTCTAATTCTTGAATACGAAAAGGCTTTGACTCGCATCGATTCACGTACCGGAGATCCATATGATGTCTCAGCCCACTTTGTCTGGATTGGCGAACGAACTCGCCAACTAGATGGTGCACATGTTGATTTCGCATCGAAGATTAAAAATCCAATCGGCATAAAGCTTGGACCTAAATCAACTGTTGAAGATGCACTTGCCCTTATTAATCGTTTAGATCCAGATCGCGAACCAGGACGCATTACATTTATTACTCGTATGGGCGCATCAAAGATTCGTGAAGCACTGCCAGCACTTGTAGATGGCGTAACAAAATCTGGTGCAAAGGTTTTATGGGTCTGCGATCCAATGCATGGCAATACCTATGAAGCACCCTCTGGTTATAAGACACGTAAATTCGATGATGTTATGGATGAAGTAAAGGGCTTCTTTGAAGTACATAAATCACTGGGCACTCATCCAGGTGGCATTCACATTGAATTAACCGGAGATGACGTTACCGAATGCGTTGGCGGAGGGGAACAAATTTTAGAATCAGATCTTGCATCACGTTATGAGAGTGCTTGTGACCCACGCTTGAATCACTCTCAATCACTTGAGCTCGCATTTTTAGTTGCTGAGATGTTGCGCGACCGCTAA
- a CDS encoding 6-phosphofructokinase, translated as MRIGVLTGGGDCPGLNAVIRAVVRKGVKEYGHEFVGFRDGWKGPLEGLTKPLNLETTRGILPRGGTILGSSRTNPFKIENGVEKIKENLAKMDIDALIAIGGEDTLGVATKLDALGVKVIGVPKTIDNDLNNTDYTFGFDTAVNIAVEAIDRLHTTAESHHRTLIVEVMGRHAGWIALHSGLAGGATCILIPEVPFSVEKVCEWVESRYKSSFAPIIVIAEGAVPQEGDMITKDQTLDAFGHVKLSGIGDWLAGQIEAKTGKEARTSVLGHIQRGGTPTAFDRVLATRFGLHAITAAHEGDWGKMVALHGTNIVRVPLATATEKLKTVDPALYKEAEIFFG; from the coding sequence GTGCGCATCGGTGTTTTAACAGGTGGCGGAGATTGCCCTGGACTTAATGCAGTTATACGTGCGGTAGTTCGCAAAGGCGTAAAAGAATATGGTCACGAGTTTGTTGGTTTCCGTGATGGCTGGAAGGGACCTCTTGAAGGTCTAACCAAGCCGCTCAATCTTGAAACTACTCGCGGCATTCTTCCGCGCGGTGGAACAATTCTTGGTTCATCTCGAACAAATCCTTTTAAGATTGAAAATGGCGTTGAAAAGATTAAAGAAAATCTTGCAAAAATGGATATTGATGCTCTGATCGCAATCGGTGGAGAAGATACTCTCGGCGTTGCCACAAAGCTCGATGCACTTGGCGTAAAAGTCATTGGTGTTCCAAAGACAATTGATAATGATTTAAACAATACTGACTACACATTTGGATTTGATACTGCAGTAAATATCGCAGTGGAAGCAATTGATCGTTTGCATACAACTGCCGAATCACATCACCGCACGCTCATTGTTGAAGTTATGGGACGCCATGCTGGCTGGATTGCTCTGCACTCTGGTCTTGCAGGGGGAGCGACTTGTATTTTGATTCCAGAGGTTCCCTTTTCAGTAGAGAAAGTCTGCGAATGGGTTGAATCTCGTTACAAATCTAGCTTTGCACCAATTATTGTTATTGCAGAAGGTGCGGTTCCACAAGAAGGCGACATGATTACTAAAGATCAAACTCTTGATGCATTTGGTCACGTCAAACTCTCAGGAATTGGTGATTGGCTAGCAGGACAAATCGAAGCAAAGACTGGCAAAGAAGCGCGCACATCTGTTCTTGGTCACATTCAACGTGGTGGAACCCCAACAGCATTTGATCGTGTTCTTGCAACTAGATTTGGGTTACATGCAATTACTGCCGCTCACGAAGGTGACTGGGGCAAGATGGTTGCACTTCACGGCACAAATATTGTGCGTGTGCCACTAGCAACTGCGACTGAAAAATTGAAAACCGTTGATCCTGCCCTCTACAAGGAAGCAGAGATTTTCTTCGGGTAA
- the xylB gene encoding xylulokinase → MANSKLVAGVDSSTQSVKVVIRDANTGALIRQGRASHTDGTEINPRIWKEALDLAIIEAGGLDDVAAISIAGQQHGMVALDSNADVIRDALLWNDMRSAQAAKDLNHELGGDAETARKVGSVLVASFTASKLRWMADAEPENAKKVAAIALPHDWLSWQLQGGKDFEKLFTDASDASGTGYFDPTTSHYREDILKLALRHDGEYLLPRIIKPGEFGGTTSSGVPVAGGAGDNAGAALGIQAEPGDVIVSLGTSGTAFAVSKTPTHDASGQVAGFADASGQFLPLVCTLNAARILDAATRILGISHDEVGQLALTADAGAHGLSLLPYFEGERTPNRPNAKGVLSGMNLANSNRENIARAMIEGMLCGLVDAVDALEKLGVGVQRILLIGGAAKNPGVAPIASALFGREVLIPPAGEYVADGAAKQAAWALLGGKTAPQWDLGSVVSVNQKATPHVVDQYRVLRDQTENW, encoded by the coding sequence ATGGCCAACTCGAAATTAGTTGCAGGCGTAGATTCATCTACCCAATCGGTCAAAGTCGTTATACGCGATGCAAATACCGGCGCACTTATTCGCCAGGGCCGCGCTAGCCATACCGATGGCACTGAAATTAATCCACGTATTTGGAAAGAGGCGCTGGATTTAGCAATTATCGAAGCTGGTGGGTTAGATGATGTCGCAGCAATCTCTATTGCTGGCCAACAACACGGAATGGTTGCACTAGATAGCAACGCAGATGTCATTCGAGACGCACTTTTATGGAATGACATGCGCTCTGCGCAAGCCGCGAAAGATCTCAACCACGAATTAGGTGGCGATGCAGAAACTGCACGCAAAGTTGGTTCCGTACTCGTTGCATCATTTACTGCATCAAAACTTCGTTGGATGGCAGATGCTGAGCCAGAAAATGCCAAAAAAGTTGCAGCCATAGCACTTCCCCACGATTGGCTGTCCTGGCAATTACAAGGTGGCAAAGATTTTGAAAAACTATTTACTGATGCAAGTGATGCATCAGGCACGGGTTATTTTGATCCAACAACGTCTCATTATCGCGAAGATATTTTAAAGTTAGCTCTTCGCCATGATGGTGAATACCTACTTCCGCGAATCATTAAGCCGGGTGAATTCGGTGGAACTACTTCTTCCGGTGTTCCTGTTGCAGGTGGCGCCGGTGATAACGCTGGAGCAGCCCTTGGAATTCAAGCAGAACCTGGAGATGTAATCGTCTCACTTGGAACAAGTGGAACTGCATTCGCTGTTTCCAAAACACCGACACATGATGCAAGCGGTCAGGTCGCCGGTTTTGCAGATGCATCAGGACAATTTTTGCCCCTTGTCTGCACACTTAACGCTGCTCGTATTCTTGATGCAGCAACTCGAATTCTTGGAATTTCACATGATGAAGTTGGTCAACTTGCACTGACGGCAGATGCAGGTGCACATGGTCTTTCACTCTTGCCTTACTTTGAAGGAGAGCGCACACCTAATCGCCCCAATGCAAAGGGTGTATTAAGTGGAATGAATTTAGCCAATTCAAATCGTGAAAACATCGCACGAGCCATGATTGAAGGAATGCTCTGCGGATTAGTAGATGCTGTAGATGCCTTAGAAAAACTTGGCGTTGGTGTGCAAAGAATTTTGCTCATCGGCGGTGCTGCTAAAAATCCTGGCGTTGCACCCATTGCAAGTGCGCTCTTTGGCCGCGAAGTGTTAATTCCACCTGCTGGTGAATACGTTGCAGATGGCGCAGCTAAGCAAGCAGCGTGGGCTCTATTAGGTGGAAAAACTGCACCGCAATGGGACTTAGGATCTGTTGTTAGTGTGAATCAAAAAGCAACACCCCATGTTGTTGATCAATATCGCGTACTGCGCGATCAAACCGAGAATTGGTGA
- a CDS encoding DMT family transporter: MSRRSLSLFLFVGLLWGIPYMFMKIAIDTFTPSVIVFGRVIIGAALLIPIALKQGGVREIIKGWKYVVPYAAAEMIGPWYLISSAEKDISSGLAGLLVATVPIWATIFASVNGDKTVWHSTRLFGLVFGFAGLVALVGIESITGNSSLTSIFMVLLASILYAYAVNMITKKLPGVSGIALNGVAMGISAVFFAPFAYVQWPQTAIPMNAIWSVIGLGVLCTALAFVLFFKVMADIGPARASLVTYINTAFAVLLGVIILSEPITLGIMVGLPMVLVGSYFASRKPTVNV, translated from the coding sequence TTGAGTCGTCGCTCACTATCGTTATTTTTATTTGTTGGCTTGCTATGGGGAATCCCGTACATGTTCATGAAAATAGCCATTGATACCTTCACACCATCTGTCATCGTTTTTGGTCGCGTTATTATCGGCGCAGCCTTATTGATTCCAATTGCGCTCAAGCAAGGTGGCGTGCGCGAGATTATTAAGGGCTGGAAATATGTAGTCCCATATGCCGCAGCTGAAATGATCGGGCCTTGGTATCTAATTTCATCAGCAGAAAAAGACATTTCATCCGGACTTGCAGGCTTACTTGTAGCAACTGTTCCAATTTGGGCAACGATATTTGCATCCGTCAACGGTGATAAAACTGTCTGGCATAGCACTCGATTATTTGGCTTAGTCTTTGGATTTGCTGGCCTTGTGGCACTGGTCGGAATTGAAAGCATCACTGGCAATAGCTCATTGACATCTATCTTCATGGTTTTACTCGCATCCATTCTTTATGCATATGCCGTGAATATGATTACAAAGAAATTACCTGGTGTTTCAGGCATTGCACTCAACGGTGTTGCCATGGGAATCTCCGCGGTTTTCTTTGCACCCTTTGCTTATGTGCAGTGGCCACAAACAGCTATTCCAATGAATGCGATCTGGAGCGTCATTGGACTAGGAGTTTTGTGTACAGCCCTTGCATTTGTTCTCTTCTTTAAAGTCATGGCAGATATCGGTCCTGCTCGAGCATCTCTAGTTACCTATATCAATACAGCATTTGCAGTTCTACTTGGTGTAATCATTTTGTCCGAACCAATTACTCTCGGAATTATGGTTGGACTTCCTATGGTTTTAGTTGGCTCATACTTTGCAAGCCGAAAACCAACGGTCAACGTTTAG